TGGGTATCGGCGCGGCGGTGGTGCCGGTCGTGCTCGGCGCGTTGTGGAAGATGATGCGCAAGAAAGCGCCGAATGCAGATAGCCGCTGACGTTTCACCGCAATACTTAGCCACATGAAAAAACGGCGTCGTGAATCTGAACGACGCCGTTTTTGCTTTGTACTTGTGAATCTCATGAATTTGACAATTGACGACGCGATAAAGCCGCGTCGTTCCGCCGGGCGCGATTCCCGTTACCCGACAACACTCAGCTCACCGCACGCGGCGCCAGCGGCGTTTCCGGCGTCGGGTAGCCTGCTTCCTTGAACGTCTGGATGATCGCGCGATTGGTGTCGAAATAGACCTGCCAATAGTTCTCATTGTGCGCATAGGGCCGCACGCAAAGCAGCGGGCCTTCCGGCGTGAAGCTCAGCACTTCGATGTCCGGTGCGGGACTTTCGGCCACGTTCGGAATCTGCATGACGGCCGCTTTCAACCGGTTCATCGCATCTGTCGGATCGACGCCGTTGGCGATCTTCGCCGTCAGCTCCACGCGGCGCACGGGCAGGAGGCTGTAGTTCGAGATCGTGTCGGAAAAGATCTTGTTATTGCCGACGATAGTCGTCACGTTGTCCGGCGTCACGATGGTGGTGCCGAACAGACCTAGTTCCGAGACCGTGCCGGTAACGCCGCCCGCGGTGACGAAATCGCCGACCTTGAACGGCCGTAACACCTGCATGAATACGCCCGCGGCGAAGTGAGCAAGCAGGCCGCCCCAGGCGGTGC
This genomic stretch from Paraburkholderia dioscoreae harbors:
- a CDS encoding mechanosensitive ion channel family protein is translated as MDLETVRVFIMTRGIDLGTKVVGAIVLWIVGRWLIGMITGLLRKVLSRNGRVDPTLAHYLGSILGALLNLLLILAILQVFGVQTTSFAALLAGLGLAIGTAWGGLLAHFAAGVFMQVLRPFKVGDFVTAGGVTGTVSELGLFGTTIVTPDNVTTIVGNNKIFSDTISNYSLLPVRRVELTAKIANGVDPTDAMNRLKAAVMQIPNVAESPAPDIEVLSFTPEGPLLCVRPYAHNENYWQVYFDTNRAIIQTFKEAGYPTPETPLAPRAVS